In Sebastes fasciatus isolate fSebFas1 chromosome 15, fSebFas1.pri, whole genome shotgun sequence, a genomic segment contains:
- the mgst3b gene encoding microsomal glutathione S-transferase 3b: protein MDVLTVLPSEFGYAIFTYLYSWIMLGYLAVKVGGARKKYDVKYPNMYSDKDQVFNCIQRAHQNTLEVYPQWLVFQTIAALVYPLSAAVLGAIWVTSRFSYAWGYYTGDPAKRMHGAYGYIGLFGVIFLSISVALQLLGVF, encoded by the exons ATGGACGTCCTGACTGTGTTGCCGTCCGAGTTTGGATACGCCATATTTACCTACCTGTACAGCTGGATTATGCTGGGCTATTTAGCTGTGAAGGTTGGGGGTGCCAGGAAGAAGTACGACGTTAAG TACCCCAACATGTACAGTGACAAGGATCAGGTATTCAACTGTATCCAGAGAGCACATCAGAACACCCTGGAGGTTTACCCTCAGTGGCTCGTTTTCCAGACCATTGCAGCTCTTGTTTACCCG TTATCAGCAGCTGTGCTGGGGGCTATTTGGGTGACCAGCAGGTTTTCCTATGCCTGGGGCTACTACACAGGAG ATCCAGCCAAGAGGATGCATGGTGCCTATGGCTACATTGGATTATTCGGCGTCATCTTTCTGTCCATATCTGTAGCCTTGCAATTGCTTGGAGTCTTTTAA
- the tmem50a gene encoding transmembrane protein 50A, translating into MSGFLDGIRCGDCECNVDWGERRNAIASIAAGVLFFTGWWIIIDAAVKYPDEGDFHHAYHTCGVIATVAFLMINAVSNGQVRGDSYSEGCIGQTGARVWLFIGFMLAFGSLIASMWILFGGFVVPHKAAVYPGIAIFFQNAFIFFGGLVFKFGRTEDLWQ; encoded by the exons ATGTCAGGTTTCCTGGACGGGATCCGGTGTGGAGACTGTGAGTGCAATGTGGACTGGGGAGAGAGAAGAAACGCCATCGCATCTATAGCTGCTGGAGTGCTG ttcTTCACTGGTTGGTGGATCATCATCGATGCAGCAGTGAAATATCCTGATGAGGGAGACTTTCATCATGCCTATCACACTTGTGGAGTCATCGCTACAGTGGCCTTTCTCAT GATAAATGCTGTTTCAAACGGCCAAGTGAGAGGAGACAGCTACAGTGAGGGCTGCATTGGACAGACGG GCGCCCGAGTGTGGCTCTTCATTGGCTTCATGCTGGCATTCGGCTCCCTCATTGCCTCTATGTGGATTCTGTTTGGAGGATTCGTAGTGCCTC ATAAGGCTGCCGTGTACCCTGGTATCGCCATTTTCTTCCAAAACGCGTTCATTTTCTTTGG GGGTTTGGTCTTCAAGTTTGGACGTACAGAGGATCTGTGGCAGTGA
- the rhd gene encoding rh blood group, D antigen encodes MAPQYAPSLRSRLAPLLIFLQTGFIVIYAFYVEIESNAKADGITFSNFYPEFQDVNVMVILGFGFLCTFLVRYGFSGSGFNFLVAAMATQWAIILNGTESWYYRGKIRIDLRSLVVAEMCTASALISIGAVQGKTNPVHLILMALLEVSGFVLNQWLLQTLLKVQPLNSIMLLHIFGAFFGLMTSWILYRKGCEQQFEKEKFDRKTGLFAVLGTLFLWMFWPSFNSVLVDSRTPGRKLGAVCSTYLALAVSAVTAAAVSVLSSPKGKLNPIHMQSCILAGGVAVGVSMSVVRQPWEAMTIGFTAAVVSTIGLRYLKIHMLRAFECHDTCAVLSTHGLPGLLGWLAHLLLQIKDCDDHTTAIRFAVFHICTLFITIALSLSMGIITGLLLKWNFWRPPQDRKCFDDQAFWEFPHLAVRK; translated from the exons ATGGCTCCTCAGTACGCACCAAGTCTGCGCTCACGTCTGGCACCTTTGCTGATTTTTCTGCAGACAGGATTCATTGTCATATATGCCTTTTACGTTGAGATCGAAAGCAATGCAAAAGCAGACGGGATTACCTTCAGCAACTTTTACCCAG AGTTCCAGGATGTGAATGTGATGGTGATTCTAGGTTTCGGCTTCTTGTGCACTTTTCTAGTGCGGTATGGTTTCAGTGGCTCTGGGTTCAACTTCCTGGTGGCTGCCATGGCAACCCAATGGGCTATCATACTCAACGGAACAGAGTCGTGGTATTACAGAGGAAAGATCAGGATAGATTTGAGAAG CTTAGTGGTTGCTGAGATGTGCACAGCCTCTGCCCTCATTTCAATCGGAGCCGTGCAGGGGAAGACCAACCCTGTCCACCTCATCCTCATGGCCCTGCTGGAAGTGTCAGGGTTTGTCCTGAATCAATGGCTCCTCCAGACTCTACTGAAG GTCCAACCTCTGAACAGCATCATGCTGCTTCACATCTTTGGGGCCTTCTTTGGACTCATGACGTCCTGGATCCTGTATCGGAAAGGGTGCGAGCAGCAATTTGAAAAAGAGAAATTTGACCGCAAAACAGGATTATTCGCCGTACTGG GGACTTTGTTTCTCTGGATGTTTTGGCCCAGTTTTAATTCAGTTCTCGTGGACAGCCGTACTCCTGGGAGGAAGCTGGGCGCCGTGTGCAGCACCTACCTGGCCCTGGCTGTCAGCGCTGTAACAGCAGCTGCTGTTTCTGTGCTCTCCAGCCCCAAGGGAAAACTCAACCCG atCCATATGCAGTCATGCATCCTCGCTGGTGGTGTTGCTGTTGGGGTTTCCATGTCAGTGGTTCGTCAGCCATGGGAAGCCATGACGATCGGATTCACCGCTGCTGTTGTGTCAACCATCGGATTGCGATATCTCAAG ATCCACATGCTGCGTGCATTCGAGTGCCATGACACCTGCGCTGTCCTGAGCACACATGGGCTCCCTGGTCTACTGGGATGGCTGGCACATCTCCTCCTACAGATTAAAGACTGTGATGATCACACAAC GGCAATCCGGTTTGCTGTATTTCACATTTGCACTCTCTTCATCACCATCGCTCTGAGTCTGTCCATGGGAATCATTACAG GGCTCCTACTCAAGTGGAACTTCTGGCGACCGCCCCAAGACAGGAAATGTTTTGATGATCAGGCTTTCTGGGAG TTTCCCCATCTCGCAGTGCGCAAGTAA